The DNA sequence TCCGTAATATCAGATAATCTTTGTCCGTTCTCCAAAGGAAAGTCTTTAAAAAGGTCTACGAGAAGAGCAAATAGATTGATAGGTTTACCATTTCCATTACTTGCATAATGTACTCTTAATAGTTTTTTATAATGAAGTAAGGGTGAAAAGATAGACAGGTTTTCTAAATACTCCATTCCTTCCGGGATTTTTTCCAGGTCTCTCGAAAGAATTAATTCGTGTCCATTCGAAAACTTAAACTCTATTGTGGCTGTATTGTCAGGATTAAAAATATTTCCTTCTTTGGCTAAAGAAGAAAATTTCTTAGTAACTAATAATTCTATGGCTTTATAGACCGAACTTTTCCCGGTTCCATTTTCGCCATATATCAGAACGTTATTTCCATTGCAATAGAGGGTATTATTCTCGCTTATTTCATCGCCGCAAAAGAATCGATAGTTAACTAAGGAGATAGTTTCAATCTTAATCTCTTGCTTAATTTCTAAGTCTTCTAATCTTTCATCCGCCATCTTTGTTCTCTCCGTAGATTGCTTTGACTATGTCTATATTTCTTCGGTAGATTATACCGTGATAAAAAACTTTATCTTTTATGAAAAACTCATATAGCTTTTGGATATATTGTCTTTTAAACTCACCCGTATCATCTTCCCGAAATGGTTTTATCTTTTCGATAGCCCTATCAAGAATGTAACAACCTGCTTTTTTAATTTCTTCTGCAAAATATAAATCTAAGACCAGAGCGTCAATTACAGATTCATATTTTGAAACATATTTGTAATGTTCCTCTTTATTAAAATTTTCGTAGATAAATAGAATACAATCTACCAGTGTCTCAAAAACCACCTCCTGCTGTGGACTGGGTTTAGGAATAGGAAGCTGTTCCACAAAAATTTTCTTATATTCTAAATAGCCCTGCTCTCTACTGTAACCAATTTGTCTCATCAAATAGGATGTCATGGATGAATTTAGCAGCGCTAAGAGATATTTCAGCTTCCCTTCATTGGATGTTAGTAAATTACAGGGAGCTATAGTAAAATCATGATTATCACTATACGAAAAAGTTGCATTGATATTCAAGTTTCCCCACACAATCTTTGGTTTTTCAAATTCTTTCCAGTAACCAATTTGGTCTTGTGTTTCAAACCACTTATTACCTGTCTTTTTCCTTGCACCAGTTTCTCCTGATTGTTCCAGTCTTTTCTTTCCAAATGAGAGAAGATACTTTTTAATATCAGGATAATCATCTATCTTAATTTTCAAACTGGGAAATGTAGCAATCAACCACAGGTCGGCGAACTCCGGAGTCCAGCGTTTGATGTCACGACCGCGCAGGAGGGGTTTGAGTATCTCTGCATTTTTCTTATCTTTCTTAATCAGTTCGTCTTTGGTCTTACCATCGATGATAAAAGCTTCGTTATACCCTGTTAAGATTCCACGATATATTTGAATGTCCCAGTCTTTGAGTTTTATGCCCTGTGCTTCTACCTTCTGTTTGATTTTCATTTGTATGGGATTACCGATAACCCAGGCTTCCCCGGAAAGATTTGCGAGAGGAACCGAATTCTTTTTCAGGTATTCATGAATATTCATGCCTATTTTGAAATCGGATTCAATACGCGTTGCCCGTAGGGACGGATTGCAATCCGTCCCTACGGGGGTCAATAATAATATATTCGTATCCACCGTTGCATTTTCAAACACCTGGTGTTGACCGAAATCAATTAACAATAAAGGATGGGTATTTTCCGCAAAATATTTTCGCGTATGCTTCCCATAATCGGCACGCATCCATTTGTTAGATGTGATAAAACAAAGATAGCCCTTCTCAGTTAATAACCAGATTCCCATTTCGTAAAATAAGGAATAAATATCTCCTGTTCGGGCGAAGGTTTCGTAGCCTTCGTTTGCATACATCTTCGCCAGTTTGCCGCCGTCTTTTTGTAGCTGCACATAGGGTGGATTGCCGATAACGATATCAAAGCCTTCGGAAACATCAAACATCCATTCGGAATCAAAGAAGGGTGAGATTGAGTTCTGATTATAAGGATCCCAACTGGCCAGTTGTTTCGCTGTATCATTTCCCCAGCCGTTTTTAATTAACCTTTCTCCTATTGTTTCTCGTAAATCTTTATCTTCATCTCGAAGTTTTTTCTTTGTTTTCTGGGTTTTCGCTGAAAACAATCGATGTCTAACATCTTTCAACTTTTTTTCTAAATCTTTAATAATTTTATCTTCAAAAAGATGACCTTGTTCTTCCGGCTTTTTAATCCCAATCAAAGTATTAGCAGCGACAAATTTGGTTTCAAGGTTTGGTAGCGGGCGAACTCCGAAGTTTTTCTTCTTTTTATTTACATGCTGGTCAACTATGAGCGATATAAAAAATCGTAATTTACTAATTTGCACAGCAATAGGCTGAATATCAACACCATAAATGCAGTTTTCGATTAAATACAGTTTACGACCATAGTCCAAATCATTGTTTTCAAAAGCTTCCTCGATATCCTCAATTGCATTCTCTCGAATAGAATCGTCATCTATCGCCTCTACCTTTTCTAATTGTCTATTCTTCCATTTCTCATTTTTCGGGTCCACCTTATGCAGAATATGCACCATCTTATGCAATACACCCATAGGAAAAGCCCCGGAACCACAGGCCGGGTCGAGAATTTTACAATCATCTAAAGATTTTATAATTGTATCTTTTTCTTTATCAGTCTGAAAGGGTTGTTCATCCAGATAGGAAAGAAGGAGATGTAATTTTTCATCTAATTCTTTCTCAACAGATATTATAGAAGATAGACTATTTTTTAAATGAGCAATGAGACTTTCATCTACCATGTAATCTACAATTTCACGGGGTGTATAGAAAGAGCCTGTTTGTTTTCTCGCTGTTGTCTTTGTCTCTGGGTTATAACTCGCCAGTAAGTTTTCAAACACCTGACCTAATAGTTCCGGGTCAAGAGCGATGTCCTCATCAATCGGTGTATTTTCTGCAATGGTAAATTTATAAGAATGTAATATATCAATGAGACCTCTAACAGTAACATTTTTATTTTTACCTTTTTCCTGTCCGTAATCCTCACTTAAATCTACATGATCCTGCTTTCCAAAAAAGATATGGTCGGGAACCATCAAACGATTATCCGGTCTATCGGAAAATCCATCGAT is a window from the Leptospiraceae bacterium genome containing:
- a CDS encoding Eco57I restriction-modification methylase domain-containing protein; the encoded protein is MNSLKESIQQKLINFSSGKLLDGSLQLLKTLGYESEKRDDYSKEDFEELFREKYPENASGILKKILLSNWQEVCFLFQYTADEVLRQSSLFQRKFKPDEYESYLFISISLSKMEYSRTKLSTITREINKLFTMPVMILFSYGEKLSLAIINRRPNKIDSSKSVFEKVTFIKDINIKSPHRAHIEILFELSFSEVQRKFEPKNFIAFHEGWQSVLSIKELNKRFYRELSDWYFWAMREVFFPEAPLEAEFGKDAIDNPVVREHNAKNLIRLLTRILFVWFVKEKGLIPEELFDKDFVQENLIKEFLPKKFNQKTQSSSYYRAILQNLFFATLNQDKKREFRNPKPGQHMNVTNLMRYESYFKDPQKFIELVDKTVPFMNGGLFECLDKPHDSLKGIKGGDKIVYIDGFSDRPDNRLMVPDHIFFGKQDHVDLSEDYGQEKGKNKNVTVRGLIDILHSYKFTIAENTPIDEDIALDPELLGQVFENLLASYNPETKTTARKQTGSFYTPREIVDYMVDESLIAHLKNSLSSIISVEKELDEKLHLLLSYLDEQPFQTDKEKDTIIKSLDDCKILDPACGSGAFPMGVLHKMVHILHKVDPKNEKWKNRQLEKVEAIDDDSIRENAIEDIEEAFENNDLDYGRKLYLIENCIYGVDIQPIAVQISKLRFFISLIVDQHVNKKKKNFGVRPLPNLETKFVAANTLIGIKKPEEQGHLFEDKIIKDLEKKLKDVRHRLFSAKTQKTKKKLRDEDKDLRETIGERLIKNGWGNDTAKQLASWDPYNQNSISPFFDSEWMFDVSEGFDIVIGNPPYVQLQKDGGKLAKMYANEGYETFARTGDIYSLFYEMGIWLLTEKGYLCFITSNKWMRADYGKHTRKYFAENTHPLLLIDFGQHQVFENATVDTNILLLTPVGTDCNPSLRATRIESDFKIGMNIHEYLKKNSVPLANLSGEAWVIGNPIQMKIKQKVEAQGIKLKDWDIQIYRGILTGYNEAFIIDGKTKDELIKKDKKNAEILKPLLRGRDIKRWTPEFADLWLIATFPSLKIKIDDYPDIKKYLLSFGKKRLEQSGETGARKKTGNKWFETQDQIGYWKEFEKPKIVWGNLNINATFSYSDNHDFTIAPCNLLTSNEGKLKYLLALLNSSMTSYLMRQIGYSREQGYLEYKKIFVEQLPIPKPSPQQEVVFETLVDCILFIYENFNKEEHYKYVSKYESVIDALVLDLYFAEEIKKAGCYILDRAIEKIKPFREDDTGEFKRQYIQKLYEFFIKDKVFYHGIIYRRNIDIVKAIYGENKDGG